A genome region from Geobacter pickeringii includes the following:
- the lpxC gene encoding UDP-3-O-acyl-N-acetylglucosamine deacetylase, with protein sequence MAMQKTVKNKITLAGIGVHSGREATITLRPAEAGTGIIFHRVDLVPPVSIEAVAANVVNTRLNTTIGKNGAVVSTVEHLMAALRCFGVDNAHIDIDGPEVPIMDGSAAPFVEAVRSAGVKTLARPKKYLVVKKPVTVTEGEKKVTIIPSRFFKVSFAMQFSHPAVASQFRSMTLAEDEFAAEFAPARTFGFLAEVETLKANGLARGGSLDNAVVIGDEGVLNPEGLRFNDEFVRHKILDTVGDLSLAGCPILGHVKAIRSGHDMNHKLVRELLARTDCWKLVELVERTENDVALPIAVHDLAWSKA encoded by the coding sequence ATGGCCATGCAGAAAACAGTCAAGAACAAGATCACTCTCGCCGGCATCGGAGTCCACTCGGGGCGGGAGGCTACCATTACCCTGCGCCCGGCCGAAGCCGGGACCGGTATCATCTTCCACCGGGTCGACCTTGTGCCGCCGGTTTCCATCGAGGCGGTGGCTGCCAACGTGGTCAACACCCGGCTTAATACCACCATCGGCAAGAACGGCGCTGTCGTCTCCACCGTCGAGCACCTGATGGCGGCCCTGCGCTGCTTCGGCGTCGACAATGCCCACATCGACATCGACGGTCCGGAGGTTCCGATCATGGACGGGAGCGCTGCTCCCTTCGTCGAGGCGGTCCGTTCCGCCGGGGTGAAGACCCTTGCCCGGCCGAAGAAGTACCTGGTCGTGAAGAAACCGGTCACCGTCACAGAAGGTGAGAAAAAGGTCACCATCATCCCGTCCCGTTTCTTCAAGGTCTCTTTCGCCATGCAGTTCAGCCATCCGGCGGTGGCGAGCCAGTTCCGGAGCATGACCCTTGCCGAGGATGAGTTCGCCGCAGAGTTCGCACCGGCGCGCACTTTCGGCTTCCTTGCCGAGGTCGAGACCCTCAAGGCCAACGGCCTTGCCCGCGGGGGTTCCCTGGATAACGCCGTGGTCATCGGCGACGAGGGGGTCCTGAACCCCGAAGGTCTGCGCTTCAACGACGAATTCGTTCGCCACAAGATCCTCGACACCGTGGGCGACCTCTCCCTTGCCGGCTGCCCGATCCTCGGCCATGTGAAGGCCATCCGGAGCGGCCACGACATGAACCACAAGCTCGTCAGGGAACTCCTTGCCCGCACCGACTGCTGGAAGCTCGTGGAACTCGTGGAGCGGACGGAGAATGACGTTGCACTGCCGATTGCCGTGCACGATCTGGCCTGGTCCAAGGCGTAA
- a CDS encoding response regulator yields the protein MSDTERQPEIWLMGLGCEEERSATVRAYLQHAGYRVVCRAIAEFGDVKPLGAVLDVSPFANDGWGILLDLKGNPATRDVPVLPVYLSQEGKVGGIFPVAGFFTLPIDPDYLMKKLTVLGLTDDVDTWDLQVMVVSKRGEENVAKAITSLGFEVVNAYTGKEAVALATTGRPYLVFCSVMLPDMSAFELMERFRLFPQVRNVPFFVMVKDAMKDGERIALSRQVEHLVRKKEISRDEFVAYLRRRG from the coding sequence ATGAGCGATACGGAGCGACAACCTGAAATCTGGCTGATGGGGTTGGGGTGCGAGGAAGAGCGTTCGGCCACGGTGCGTGCCTATCTGCAGCATGCGGGATACCGCGTGGTCTGCCGTGCTATTGCCGAATTCGGAGATGTGAAGCCCCTTGGCGCAGTGCTCGACGTATCCCCCTTTGCCAATGACGGATGGGGGATTCTCCTCGATCTCAAGGGGAACCCCGCAACCCGCGACGTCCCGGTGCTGCCGGTCTACCTCAGCCAGGAAGGAAAGGTCGGCGGGATTTTTCCGGTCGCCGGCTTTTTCACCCTTCCCATCGACCCCGACTACCTGATGAAGAAATTGACGGTCCTTGGCCTGACCGATGATGTCGATACCTGGGACCTCCAGGTAATGGTGGTCTCCAAGCGGGGCGAGGAAAACGTTGCCAAGGCGATCACTTCCCTCGGTTTCGAGGTGGTGAACGCCTACACCGGCAAGGAGGCCGTGGCGCTTGCCACCACGGGCCGCCCCTACCTGGTCTTCTGTTCCGTGATGCTTCCAGATATGTCGGCCTTCGAACTGATGGAGCGATTCCGGCTCTTCCCCCAGGTCCGCAATGTCCCCTTCTTTGTCATGGTGAAGGATGCCATGAAGGATGGCGAGCGGATTGCCTTGAGCCGCCAGGTGGAACACCTGGTGAGGAAAAAGGAGATTTCCCGGGACGAGTTTGTGGCGTACCTGCGGCGACGGGGGTGA
- a CDS encoding DUF362 domain-containing protein, with translation MPSTVYFADMRAGHKENLFAKISKLMLLAGVKERIAAGDLVAVKVHFGERGNHTFIRPIFVRRAVDEIKGCGGRPFLTDSSTLYPGERKEAVSALSCAIENGFAYAVVGAPLIMCDGLRGNAATMVEVNGEILKQVPIGSEVAEADALVALSHFKCHELTGFGGTLKNLGMGCSSREGKMTQHSTVAPKVAEKYCTACGLCLKACAHDAIAIIEGKAQIDPTACAGCSRCITVCPTKAVQIQWNEAADLVMKKMAEFAKGAVAGKERKTLFLNFITQVSPACDCYGHADAPIVNDIGICASTDPVALDQACADLVNNAQGNQNTALESGHEPGGDKFRGVHPDIDWEVQLEHAEKIGMGTREYELVRV, from the coding sequence ATGCCAAGCACCGTTTACTTCGCCGACATGCGCGCAGGTCACAAGGAAAACCTCTTCGCCAAGATCTCGAAGCTCATGCTGCTTGCGGGAGTGAAGGAACGGATCGCAGCGGGGGACCTGGTGGCGGTCAAGGTACATTTCGGCGAACGGGGAAACCACACCTTCATCCGTCCCATCTTCGTCCGCCGGGCGGTGGATGAGATCAAGGGGTGTGGCGGCAGGCCCTTTCTCACCGACTCGTCCACCCTCTACCCTGGCGAGCGGAAGGAAGCGGTCTCGGCTCTCTCCTGCGCCATCGAGAACGGGTTCGCCTACGCGGTGGTCGGCGCCCCTCTCATCATGTGCGACGGGCTGCGGGGAAACGCGGCGACCATGGTTGAGGTGAACGGCGAGATCCTGAAACAGGTCCCCATCGGGAGTGAAGTGGCGGAGGCCGATGCCCTGGTGGCGCTCTCCCATTTCAAATGCCACGAGCTCACCGGCTTCGGAGGGACGCTCAAGAACCTCGGGATGGGATGCTCCAGCCGCGAGGGAAAGATGACCCAGCACTCCACCGTGGCTCCGAAGGTTGCGGAAAAGTACTGCACCGCCTGCGGCCTCTGCCTGAAGGCCTGCGCCCACGACGCCATCGCCATCATTGAAGGGAAAGCCCAGATCGACCCGACGGCCTGCGCCGGCTGCAGCCGCTGCATCACCGTCTGCCCCACCAAAGCGGTCCAGATTCAGTGGAACGAAGCAGCCGATCTGGTCATGAAAAAGATGGCCGAGTTCGCCAAGGGGGCGGTTGCCGGCAAGGAGCGGAAGACCCTCTTCCTCAACTTCATCACCCAGGTCTCGCCAGCCTGCGACTGCTACGGTCATGCCGACGCCCCCATCGTGAACGACATCGGCATCTGCGCCTCCACCGACCCGGTGGCCCTGGACCAGGCGTGCGCCGATCTGGTCAACAACGCCCAGGGAAACCAGAACACGGCCCTGGAAAGCGGCCATGAGCCGGGAGGCGACAAGTTCCGCGGCGTTCATCCGGACATCGACTGGGAGGTGCAGCTGGAGCACGCCGAGAAGATCGGCATGGGGACGCGGGAGTATGAGCTGGTGAGGGTCTGA